A single window of Acidobacteriota bacterium DNA harbors:
- a CDS encoding ABC transporter permease produces the protein MLPLITIRQFINDVRRQKMRSALTMFGMFWGSCSIVLLFAFGRGIGDAQIKSQKGLGEDIAIFFGGVTSKVYQGLPTGRRIRSTAEDVRVIKQSARTVNYISPEYRAGSVPLKYGSNVSRQSVVGVWPEFGIMRNLIPQTGSRFINASDIERRRRVVFIGNILKSDLFGQSDAVGKRILIGGMPFTVIGVMKEKRQNSSYGGRDSRQAFIPSTTFEGMYTVRFVNNFVLQAKPEFSMNAALGEVFEIMGARHRFDPGDREALTVWDTSRGFAFLRTFFTAFRWFLVGIGVTTLITGGIGVSNIMNVVLEERTKEIGIKMALGARKSMIMFQFVLETLLITAVGGVLGFIFAWLLVSLVPTAGLEDFIGVPSVNVFIGLFVTFVLGIVGFVAGIFPARRAANLQPVQALKLF, from the coding sequence ATGCTTCCGCTCATAACCATAAGGCAGTTTATCAACGACGTGCGGCGCCAGAAGATGCGCAGCGCCCTGACCATGTTCGGCATGTTCTGGGGAAGCTGCTCGATTGTTCTGCTCTTTGCCTTCGGCCGGGGTATCGGCGACGCGCAGATCAAGTCTCAAAAGGGCCTGGGTGAAGACATCGCCATCTTCTTTGGCGGCGTGACCAGCAAGGTTTACCAGGGGCTGCCCACGGGACGGCGGATCCGGTCGACCGCTGAGGACGTCCGTGTAATCAAGCAGTCGGCCCGGACGGTTAATTACATCTCCCCGGAATACCGGGCCGGGAGTGTTCCCCTGAAGTATGGATCCAACGTGAGCCGGCAATCCGTGGTCGGTGTGTGGCCGGAATTCGGCATCATGCGCAACCTCATCCCGCAGACCGGGTCCCGTTTCATCAATGCCAGTGATATCGAGCGCCGCCGCCGCGTCGTGTTTATCGGCAACATTCTCAAGAGCGACCTGTTCGGCCAATCAGACGCCGTCGGCAAACGCATCCTCATCGGCGGCATGCCCTTTACCGTCATCGGCGTGATGAAGGAAAAAAGGCAGAACTCGTCCTACGGCGGCCGTGACAGCCGCCAGGCGTTTATTCCGTCGACAACGTTCGAAGGAATGTACACGGTGCGTTTCGTGAACAATTTTGTGTTGCAGGCCAAACCGGAGTTCTCCATGAACGCCGCGCTCGGAGAAGTTTTCGAGATCATGGGTGCCCGCCACAGGTTTGACCCCGGCGACCGGGAGGCGCTGACGGTGTGGGATACTTCCCGGGGGTTCGCCTTTCTCCGCACCTTCTTCACCGCATTCCGATGGTTCCTGGTCGGGATCGGGGTCACGACCCTGATCACGGGCGGTATAGGCGTCTCCAACATCATGAACGTGGTGCTGGAGGAACGGACCAAGGAGATCGGCATCAAGATGGCGCTGGGGGCGCGTAAGAGCATGATCATGTTCCAGTTTGTCCTGGAAACGCTTCTGATCACGGCCGTGGGCGGCGTGCTCGGGTTTATTTTCGCCTGGCTCCTCGTTTCGCTGGTGCCGACCGCCGGCCTCGAAGATTTTATCGGTGTGCCCAGCGTCAACGTTTTCATCGGTCTCTTCGTCACTTTCGTCCTTGGGATCGTCGGCTTTGTAGCGGGGATTTTCCCCGCGCGCCGGGCCGCGAACCTGCAACCCGTCCAGGCTTTGAAGCTGTTTTAG
- a CDS encoding ABC transporter ATP-binding protein codes for MKLRQVTKVYTTGTVTFRALKGINLLVNRGEFIAVIGPSGSGKSTLMNIMGCLDVPTSGEYRLGDRLVNKLSSNDLADIRNRDVGFVFQAFNLLPYATAFENVEVPLLFARVSDKKRRERVTDLLARVGLADKAANKPTELSGGEMQRVAIARALANEPQIILADEPTGNLDSASGAEIVTLFCELWSTGKTIVVITHDQSIASRAERIIRLKDGMIDTDGNAQQQGRSDSLPAGTPG; via the coding sequence ATGAAGCTGAGACAGGTGACCAAGGTATACACGACGGGCACAGTGACGTTCAGAGCGCTCAAGGGGATCAACCTGCTGGTCAACCGGGGTGAGTTCATCGCCGTGATCGGTCCCTCCGGCTCGGGCAAGTCGACCCTGATGAACATCATGGGCTGCCTGGACGTTCCGACGTCCGGTGAGTATCGCCTGGGCGACCGGCTTGTCAACAAGCTCTCATCAAACGACCTGGCGGACATACGCAACCGGGATGTCGGTTTCGTCTTTCAGGCGTTCAACCTGCTTCCGTACGCCACCGCATTCGAGAACGTCGAGGTTCCCCTGCTGTTCGCCAGGGTGAGCGACAAGAAGCGCAGAGAGCGCGTTACCGATCTTCTGGCCAGGGTCGGCCTGGCCGATAAAGCGGCCAACAAACCGACCGAATTGTCCGGAGGGGAAATGCAGCGCGTAGCCATTGCCCGTGCTCTGGCCAACGAACCGCAGATAATACTGGCCGACGAACCGACCGGCAACCTTGACTCAGCCTCGGGCGCCGAAATCGTCACGCTGTTCTGTGAGCTGTGGAGCACCGGCAAGACCATCGTTGTCATTACCCACGATCAGTCCATCGCCAGTCGGGCGGAACGGATAATAAGGCTGAAGGACGGCATGATCGATACTGACGGCAACGCGCAGCAACAAGGCCGCTCCGACTCTCTGCCGGCCGGCACGCCGGGCTGA
- a CDS encoding MFS transporter, with protein MSTTSPIAASQAKLAREGLGSQLGTLGRPFWMVNIMEMFERLAYYGVRVVIPIYIAQADEIGGLHFTAIQKGEIFLWWALVQSLVPMISGGFADRYGFKKTIAVSVVIKMLGYVLMATQREYYPFLLGCCTLALGTAIFKPGVQGTMCRVLTKRNSSVGWGTFYMLVNIGGFLGPPMAHFLYGISWPAVFYGCAITVSLNFLMLLTYREVPAGGDRTSGFFKTLGTTITKFFNLRLIVFVAIMSGFWLMFMQLFDMLPNFIVDWVDSSKLVRDLHLPGFMLQLNSVRGPQLSQEWMINANPGLIILLVVVINWLVSRMRRTHSIFIGIVIASIGLVLAGFTHSGYFCVLGILVFSVGEMLSSPKMNEYLGVIAPDGEKGLYMGYANVPQGIGWGLGSIIAGHAYDDMGDKANLAIDYLQKNFDVTGVTRPEAMNTLVEVTGKTHAEATQMLWNIYHPYELWYRFAVIGIISAAAMLFYARWVKKHEAPDI; from the coding sequence ATGTCAACAACTTCACCCATTGCTGCTTCCCAGGCAAAGCTGGCCAGAGAGGGGCTCGGCAGTCAACTCGGCACGCTCGGCCGGCCGTTCTGGATGGTCAATATCATGGAGATGTTCGAACGCCTCGCGTACTACGGCGTGCGCGTAGTCATTCCGATCTATATCGCCCAGGCCGACGAGATTGGCGGGCTGCACTTCACGGCCATCCAGAAGGGAGAAATCTTCCTGTGGTGGGCGCTGGTGCAATCGCTGGTCCCCATGATTTCCGGCGGCTTTGCCGACCGCTACGGCTTCAAGAAAACCATTGCGGTGTCCGTGGTCATCAAGATGCTCGGATACGTTCTGATGGCCACGCAGCGGGAGTACTACCCGTTTCTCTTGGGGTGCTGCACGCTGGCCCTGGGAACGGCCATTTTCAAACCGGGCGTTCAGGGCACCATGTGCCGGGTGCTGACCAAGCGCAACTCGTCGGTCGGCTGGGGAACGTTTTACATGCTGGTAAACATCGGCGGCTTTCTCGGACCGCCCATGGCGCACTTCCTGTACGGAATCTCCTGGCCGGCGGTCTTTTACGGATGTGCCATCACCGTATCGCTGAACTTCCTGATGCTACTGACCTACCGGGAGGTTCCGGCCGGCGGAGATCGAACGAGCGGGTTTTTCAAAACCCTCGGGACAACCATCACCAAGTTCTTCAACCTCCGCCTGATCGTCTTCGTTGCGATCATGTCCGGTTTCTGGCTGATGTTCATGCAATTGTTTGACATGCTCCCCAACTTCATCGTCGACTGGGTCGACAGTTCCAAACTCGTCAGGGATCTGCACCTGCCGGGATTCATGCTGCAATTAAATTCCGTTCGCGGTCCCCAGCTCTCACAGGAGTGGATGATCAACGCCAACCCGGGCCTGATTATCCTGCTGGTGGTGGTTATAAACTGGCTGGTTTCCCGTATGCGGCGAACTCACTCCATTTTCATCGGCATCGTGATCGCCTCGATCGGGCTGGTATTGGCCGGCTTCACTCACAGCGGCTATTTCTGCGTGCTGGGCATTCTCGTCTTCTCCGTCGGCGAGATGCTGTCCTCGCCGAAAATGAACGAATACCTCGGCGTCATCGCACCCGACGGTGAAAAGGGGCTGTACATGGGTTACGCCAACGTGCCGCAGGGGATCGGCTGGGGACTCGGTTCGATTATCGCCGGCCACGCCTATGACGACATGGGCGACAAGGCCAACCTGGCCATCGACTACCTTCAGAAGAATTTCGACGTTACGGGCGTGACACGGCCCGAGGCCATGAACACGCTGGTTGAAGTTACCGGCAAGACCCACGCCGAGGCGACCCAGATGCTCTGGAACATCTACCACCCGTACGAGCTGTGGTACCGTTTTGCGGTCATCGGCATTATCTCGGCGGCGGCCATGCTGTTTTACGCGCGCTGGGTCAAGAAACACGAGGCACCCGACATATAG
- a CDS encoding M3 family oligoendopeptidase, with amino-acid sequence MADATKKFPAPTWDLESIFPGGSKSKEFKAFRDKVKAALADARDRFDSLPRVLDASTAAKWKEAILLLQSVTQDVYLVMSFSQCLTSQDVGDGAAHAIEAEGDLYYSEVEKLKTELEALSLQQPDDEWEKLVSSDGLKPIRFSLNELRYVAGKKMPAELESLALDLGVNGYHAWNRLYDKMAGDQTVEFSRNGESSTLSLGQLAAKMSDPDRRVRQQAFDKMTQAWQSRADLAAMTLNALAGFRLSLYERRQWDSPLFEPLLTCRLRQESLDAMWAVIARETQKLGPYVEAKKKLLGIDKYRWYDQFSPCGKVDRSYTFDEAVGFIVENVRDFSKPMADFFQMAVDKRWIEAENRPGKAAGGYCTGTGPLRQSRIFMTYAGTYENLLTIAHELGHAYHQHVLKDTPFLASLYPMTLAETASIFTEMLVTDAALDSCRDPLEKLMLIDQKLQQPYTFFTDIHCRYLFDHAFLAERRNGVVSKDRLCELMVDAQERAFGSLLDESGYHPLFWASKLHFFLTDQPFYNFPYTFGYLFAGGVYDRTKKEGRAFEEKYRALLRDSGSMTTEEAAARHLGVDLTGEQFWTDAVRRALGDVDTFVELARTAQ; translated from the coding sequence ATGGCTGATGCGACCAAGAAATTTCCGGCGCCGACGTGGGACCTGGAGTCGATTTTCCCCGGCGGTTCGAAATCAAAGGAATTCAAGGCCTTCCGGGATAAAGTAAAAGCGGCCCTGGCCGACGCCCGCGACAGGTTCGACAGCCTTCCGCGCGTCCTGGATGCTTCCACTGCGGCAAAGTGGAAGGAGGCCATCCTGCTTCTGCAATCCGTGACGCAGGATGTTTACCTCGTCATGTCCTTCTCACAATGCCTGACGTCGCAGGACGTCGGCGATGGCGCGGCGCATGCGATTGAGGCCGAAGGGGACCTGTACTATTCGGAGGTCGAAAAGCTCAAGACCGAGCTTGAGGCTCTGTCGCTGCAGCAACCGGACGACGAGTGGGAGAAGCTGGTATCATCCGACGGCCTCAAGCCCATCCGCTTCTCTCTGAACGAGCTGCGCTACGTGGCAGGAAAGAAAATGCCTGCTGAGCTGGAGTCGCTCGCGCTCGACCTCGGTGTAAACGGCTATCATGCCTGGAATCGGCTGTACGACAAGATGGCTGGCGACCAGACGGTTGAGTTCAGCCGGAACGGCGAATCAAGCACCCTATCGCTGGGACAACTGGCCGCCAAGATGTCCGATCCTGACCGCCGGGTCAGGCAGCAGGCGTTTGACAAGATGACCCAGGCCTGGCAGTCCCGGGCCGACCTGGCGGCCATGACCCTGAACGCGCTGGCCGGATTCCGGCTCTCCCTGTACGAGCGACGGCAGTGGGACTCGCCGTTGTTCGAGCCCCTGCTGACCTGCCGCCTCAGGCAGGAGTCCCTGGACGCCATGTGGGCGGTGATTGCGCGTGAGACCCAAAAGCTGGGCCCCTACGTCGAGGCAAAGAAGAAGCTGCTCGGAATCGACAAGTACCGCTGGTACGATCAGTTTTCGCCGTGCGGCAAGGTCGACCGCTCGTACACCTTCGATGAAGCGGTCGGCTTCATTGTTGAGAACGTGCGGGACTTTTCGAAGCCGATGGCCGACTTCTTCCAGATGGCCGTCGACAAGCGCTGGATCGAGGCCGAGAACAGGCCGGGCAAGGCGGCCGGCGGATACTGCACCGGCACCGGGCCGCTAAGACAGAGCCGCATCTTTATGACCTATGCGGGCACATATGAAAACCTGCTCACCATAGCGCACGAACTCGGCCATGCCTATCATCAGCACGTGCTCAAGGACACGCCGTTTCTGGCCAGCCTGTACCCCATGACGCTGGCCGAGACGGCCTCCATCTTCACCGAAATGCTTGTCACCGACGCCGCCCTCGATTCGTGCCGCGACCCCCTGGAAAAACTCATGTTGATCGACCAGAAGTTGCAGCAGCCGTACACCTTCTTCACTGATATCCACTGCCGCTACCTGTTCGACCACGCCTTCCTGGCGGAACGCCGGAACGGAGTGGTCAGCAAGGACCGGTTGTGCGAGTTGATGGTGGACGCGCAAGAACGGGCCTTCGGCTCTCTGCTTGACGAGTCGGGCTACCACCCGCTGTTCTGGGCGTCAAAGCTGCACTTCTTCCTCACGGACCAGCCGTTCTACAACTTCCCGTATACCTTCGGATACCTGTTCGCGGGCGGTGTATACGATCGGACAAAAAAGGAAGGCCGCGCCTTCGAGGAGAAGTACCGCGCCCTGCTCCGCGATTCCGGCAGCATGACAACGGAGGAGGCGGCAGCCAGGCATCTCGGGGTTGACCTGACCGGTGAGCAGTTCTGGACCGATGCCGTCCGTCGGGCTCTGGGTGATGTCGATACATTTGTCGAACTTGCGCGGACTGCCCAATAA
- a CDS encoding Smr/MutS family protein, which translates to MSTDPDDPVEFPIDGTLDLHQFSPEETREVVREYIRVCLEKGILKLRLVHGKGIGVQRRIVRGLLASHPDVASYHHESGSGGGWGATVVDLRPRGDNSGE; encoded by the coding sequence ATGAGCACTGATCCTGACGATCCTGTAGAGTTTCCCATAGATGGTACGCTTGACCTGCACCAGTTTTCTCCCGAGGAGACTCGGGAAGTGGTGCGCGAGTACATCCGGGTGTGCCTCGAGAAGGGTATCCTGAAGCTGCGGCTTGTCCACGGCAAGGGCATCGGGGTTCAGCGGCGGATTGTCCGCGGCCTGCTGGCCTCGCACCCCGATGTCGCCTCGTACCACCACGAAAGCGGGTCGGGCGGAGGCTGGGGGGCGACCGTCGTCGACCTTCGGCCGCGCGGGGACAACTCAGGCGAATAG
- a CDS encoding ABC transporter permease, which translates to MRPSAIYNVFVREFQSQKKRITLTVMALAWGTISIMMLLAFGEGLHRQLIINRKGLGDNIGIIWSGQTSIPYKGMGKGRRIRLFAEDPAYLAERIPEIKSIGGEYSRWGVKIRYGDNVVQEHVTGVPPNYEQMRCHIPQQGGRMINETDMRQRRRVAFLGSELEKRLFGDEDAVGKQITVGAIPFTVVGVMVEKLQMSNYEGMDEDVLAIPATTFKAIFGDPWLDYIVYQTKDPDRMAAVERKIYQAMADKNRFDPDDDRAISSWNTVTFSKEFDNIMTGIKMFLGIIGFLTLLVAGVGVANIMYVSIKERTREIGVKMAVGARRSLVLTQFLLEALIITFAGGAFGMAVSYILTEGFKRIPMESSILDLMGRPTISLEVGLIVVAILGLMGLLSGLFPAMRAASINPAESLRYE; encoded by the coding sequence ATGCGACCGTCGGCGATATACAACGTTTTTGTCCGCGAGTTTCAGAGCCAGAAGAAACGGATCACGCTCACCGTCATGGCGCTGGCCTGGGGAACGATTTCCATCATGATGCTCCTGGCCTTTGGCGAAGGCCTTCACCGGCAGCTCATCATAAACCGCAAGGGGCTGGGCGACAATATCGGCATCATCTGGTCCGGCCAGACGTCCATACCGTACAAGGGGATGGGCAAAGGTCGTCGCATCCGCCTCTTCGCGGAGGATCCGGCGTACCTTGCCGAGCGCATCCCCGAAATCAAGAGTATAGGCGGCGAATATTCCCGCTGGGGCGTCAAGATCCGCTACGGCGATAACGTGGTCCAGGAGCACGTCACCGGCGTACCTCCGAACTACGAACAAATGCGGTGCCACATCCCGCAGCAGGGCGGCCGCATGATCAACGAGACGGACATGCGACAGCGGCGGCGCGTGGCTTTTCTCGGCTCCGAACTGGAAAAACGCCTGTTCGGGGACGAGGACGCAGTGGGCAAACAGATTACGGTCGGCGCCATTCCGTTCACCGTTGTCGGCGTCATGGTTGAAAAACTGCAGATGAGCAACTATGAGGGTATGGATGAAGACGTGCTGGCCATCCCGGCCACCACGTTCAAGGCGATCTTCGGCGATCCCTGGCTTGACTATATCGTGTACCAGACGAAGGATCCGGACCGGATGGCGGCCGTCGAGCGCAAGATCTATCAGGCCATGGCGGATAAGAACAGGTTTGATCCCGACGATGACCGGGCCATTTCAAGCTGGAATACGGTGACCTTTTCCAAAGAGTTTGACAACATCATGACCGGCATCAAGATGTTTCTGGGGATAATCGGTTTTCTTACCCTGCTGGTAGCCGGCGTCGGTGTCGCCAACATCATGTACGTGTCGATAAAGGAGCGGACCCGGGAAATCGGCGTCAAGATGGCGGTCGGTGCGCGTCGAAGTCTCGTGCTGACCCAGTTTCTGCTGGAAGCGCTGATCATCACCTTCGCCGGCGGCGCCTTCGGTATGGCCGTCTCCTACATTCTGACCGAAGGCTTCAAACGTATTCCGATGGAGTCGTCGATACTGGACCTGATGGGTCGCCCCACTATTTCGCTAGAAGTCGGCCTGATCGTAGTCGCCATTCTCGGCCTGATGGGGCTGCTCTCCGGGCTGTTTCCTGCCATGCGGGCGGCCTCGATAAACCCCGCCGAATCATTGCGCTACGAATAG
- a CDS encoding efflux RND transporter periplasmic adaptor subunit encodes MIKKTIIGVITLVIIAAVIFFIVSNGTADKNGGNKTLTVSRGTIIDKALAIGQIEPENEIAVKSKISGIVRKTFVDVGDRVSAGDPLFDIAPDPTPLEFAEARRQVEMAQVLFRNVQQEFERTRSLLDKQLISTQEYESKKADYDEAELRLKLAREKLALIDSGETRVADRSIDNIIKSPIDGTVLSMHVEEGDPVVPLTSYQAGTELMTLAQMDDLMFKGTVDEIDVGKLALQMPVEIEVGALPGSRLSGNLTRISPKARRQEGATVFDVEIVFDDLGREFLRAGYSANADIIISKRESVLVIPERLVTMTDSSTTVEVQDSLGNIARRDVVIGLSDGITVEITSGLAEGELIVERPPREIRPFD; translated from the coding sequence ATGATCAAGAAAACCATCATCGGCGTAATCACGCTGGTGATCATTGCCGCTGTCATCTTTTTCATCGTAAGCAACGGTACCGCGGACAAGAATGGTGGGAACAAGACCCTTACCGTCAGCCGCGGAACGATAATCGACAAAGCGCTGGCTATCGGGCAGATCGAACCGGAAAACGAGATTGCCGTCAAATCCAAGATCTCGGGCATAGTCAGAAAAACCTTCGTCGACGTCGGCGACAGGGTGAGCGCCGGCGACCCTCTGTTTGACATCGCCCCCGATCCCACCCCTCTGGAGTTTGCCGAGGCCAGGCGACAGGTCGAGATGGCGCAGGTCTTGTTCAGGAACGTCCAGCAGGAATTTGAACGCACCCGGTCGCTGCTGGACAAGCAGCTCATATCGACGCAGGAGTACGAGTCAAAGAAAGCCGACTATGATGAGGCCGAGTTGCGCCTGAAGCTGGCCAGGGAGAAACTGGCCCTGATCGACTCCGGCGAGACGCGCGTGGCCGACCGGTCCATTGATAACATCATCAAATCGCCCATCGACGGCACCGTCCTGTCCATGCACGTCGAGGAAGGCGACCCGGTCGTGCCGCTGACCTCGTACCAGGCCGGCACCGAACTGATGACACTGGCACAGATGGATGACCTGATGTTCAAGGGCACCGTGGACGAAATCGACGTCGGCAAGCTGGCCCTGCAAATGCCCGTCGAGATCGAGGTCGGCGCCCTGCCGGGCAGCCGGCTGAGCGGCAACCTGACCAGGATCTCGCCCAAAGCCAGGAGACAGGAGGGCGCCACCGTGTTCGACGTCGAGATCGTGTTTGACGATCTCGGGCGCGAGTTCCTGCGGGCCGGCTACAGCGCCAACGCCGATATAATCATCTCCAAACGCGAAAGCGTCCTGGTCATTCCCGAGCGTCTCGTGACCATGACCGACTCCTCGACGACGGTGGAGGTACAGGATTCACTCGGCAACATCGCCCGGCGCGACGTGGTCATCGGGCTGTCCGATGGAATCACGGTCGAGATCACCAGCGGTCTTGCCGAGGGTGAACTGATAGTGGAACGGCCGCCGCGCGAGATCAGGCCCTTTGATTAA
- a CDS encoding sodium/proline symporter: protein MQFNPTLAISFLVYTAGIITIGLYSSRLRRKTTDDFVLANRELGPWASALSASASAESGWVMLGLVGTAFTVGLSALWIMVGIGAGYLFNWFVIAERLRRSTRESGAVTLVQFIAHRFGKGSPALRYIPVIIITAAMLGYVAAQMNAAGKAFEAVFSLPYWIGVLVGAGIILAYTVTGGFRAVCWTDIVQATFMVVALIGMPVILAVKVGGYAEVVSRLSPSAPELFSFTGGRAGLALLGFVVGMLGIGLGYPGQPHVLARFKAARDTAAIRRGRFISLSWFLLVYLGAILFGLFARAYFGTLGDPEQALPLACGEFLPPVIGGFVVAAIVSAICSTADSQLIVVSTILSRDVFGYARGAGGTEGTRYQALDRWTLVILALISVLFAVSENRVIFTFVLYAWGVLGAAFGPVVILGLTWRKATKAGAIAGMVTGTAVAVVWKEISALSGVLYELVPAFVLAFLAVVVVSLLTQQARAESAGPN, encoded by the coding sequence GTACTCGTCGCGACTGAGGCGGAAAACCACCGACGATTTCGTCCTGGCCAATCGTGAACTGGGCCCTTGGGCGTCGGCTCTGTCGGCCTCGGCCAGCGCGGAATCCGGGTGGGTAATGCTCGGGCTGGTCGGTACGGCCTTCACCGTGGGCCTTTCGGCGCTGTGGATCATGGTCGGCATAGGGGCCGGCTATCTGTTCAACTGGTTTGTGATCGCCGAGCGCCTCAGACGCAGCACGCGCGAGAGCGGCGCCGTGACGCTGGTGCAGTTTATCGCCCACCGATTCGGTAAAGGTTCCCCGGCCCTGCGTTACATACCTGTGATTATCATCACCGCCGCCATGCTCGGTTACGTGGCGGCCCAGATGAACGCGGCCGGCAAGGCCTTCGAAGCCGTGTTTTCATTACCTTACTGGATCGGTGTCCTGGTCGGCGCGGGCATCATCCTGGCCTATACCGTGACCGGCGGTTTTCGGGCCGTCTGCTGGACGGACATTGTCCAGGCGACGTTCATGGTAGTCGCTCTGATCGGGATGCCCGTCATTCTGGCCGTGAAGGTGGGTGGATACGCCGAGGTTGTCAGCCGGTTGAGCCCCTCGGCTCCGGAATTGTTTTCGTTCACGGGTGGCAGGGCGGGCCTGGCCCTGTTGGGGTTCGTCGTCGGCATGCTGGGAATCGGTCTGGGCTACCCCGGACAGCCGCACGTTCTGGCCCGGTTCAAAGCAGCCAGGGATACGGCGGCTATCCGAAGAGGAAGATTCATATCGCTTAGCTGGTTCCTGCTGGTGTATCTGGGTGCGATTTTGTTCGGTCTGTTTGCCCGCGCATACTTCGGCACGCTGGGTGACCCCGAACAGGCCCTGCCGCTGGCCTGTGGTGAATTCCTGCCTCCGGTCATCGGCGGCTTCGTCGTTGCGGCCATCGTTTCGGCCATCTGCTCGACCGCCGATTCCCAGTTGATTGTTGTTTCAACCATTCTCTCGAGAGACGTGTTCGGATACGCCAGGGGAGCCGGCGGGACCGAGGGCACGCGGTACCAGGCGCTTGACCGCTGGACTCTCGTGATCCTGGCTCTGATCTCCGTGCTGTTTGCAGTGAGCGAGAACCGCGTCATTTTCACATTCGTTCTGTATGCTTGGGGAGTGTTGGGAGCGGCGTTCGGACCGGTCGTCATCCTGGGCCTTACCTGGAGAAAGGCCACCAAAGCCGGGGCCATTGCGGGCATGGTTACGGGTACGGCGGTGGCCGTGGTGTGGAAGGAGATCAGCGCCCTCAGCGGGGTGCTCTATGAACTGGTGCCGGCCTTCGTGCTGGCCTTTCTGGCGGTGGTGGTAGTGAGCCTGCTCACGCAGCAGGCGCGTGCGGAATCTGCCGGACCGAACTGA